The proteins below are encoded in one region of Candidatus Palauibacter australiensis:
- a CDS encoding aminotransferase class I/II-fold pyridoxal phosphate-dependent enzyme, whose product MHDLREAGLYPYFMPIEASHDTWVVSDGARKIMVGSNNYMGLTHDPRVLEAAREALNKFGSGNTGSRFLNGNLDLHEQLEAELADFTGMQAALVFSTGYQTNLGTLGALIGRADTVYIDKLDHASLQDGVRLGLGRTRRFNHNDFATLRRMLEAEPASRGKLIAVDGVYSMEGDIADLPTLVELRREYDVAILVDDAHAVGVLGETGAGTAEHWGLTDEVDLILGTFSKSFASIGGFVAGRADVIDYLQHNARALMFSASMPPASAATVLKALEIIRDEPERREQLWKNTYRMMEGFKSIGFDIGPTETPIVPILIGPMEKTFVFWRALFEAGVFTNPVVPPAVPEGSCRLRTSYMATHSDDDLDFVLEQVERVGKKLGVV is encoded by the coding sequence GTGCACGACCTCCGCGAGGCCGGTCTCTATCCGTACTTCATGCCCATCGAGGCCTCTCACGACACGTGGGTCGTCAGCGACGGCGCTCGCAAGATCATGGTGGGCTCCAACAATTACATGGGACTCACGCACGATCCGCGCGTCCTCGAAGCGGCCCGCGAGGCCCTCAACAAGTTTGGCAGCGGCAATACGGGCAGCCGCTTCCTCAACGGCAACCTCGATCTTCATGAGCAACTCGAAGCCGAACTCGCCGACTTCACCGGCATGCAGGCCGCGCTCGTATTCTCGACCGGCTACCAGACGAATCTGGGCACGCTGGGCGCGTTGATCGGTCGCGCGGACACGGTCTACATCGACAAGCTCGACCATGCCAGCCTCCAGGACGGCGTGCGTCTGGGGCTCGGCCGCACGCGCCGCTTCAACCACAACGACTTCGCGACGCTGCGCCGCATGCTCGAGGCCGAGCCGGCCTCGCGCGGCAAGCTTATCGCGGTGGACGGCGTGTACAGCATGGAAGGCGACATCGCGGATCTGCCCACGCTGGTCGAGCTGAGGCGAGAGTACGACGTGGCCATCCTGGTGGATGACGCGCACGCCGTGGGCGTTCTGGGCGAGACCGGAGCCGGGACCGCCGAGCACTGGGGGCTCACCGACGAGGTGGACCTGATCCTGGGCACCTTCTCCAAGTCCTTCGCCTCGATCGGTGGCTTCGTGGCGGGCCGCGCCGACGTCATCGACTACCTCCAGCACAACGCCCGCGCCCTCATGTTCAGCGCGAGCATGCCTCCCGCATCCGCCGCCACCGTGCTGAAGGCGCTGGAGATCATCCGCGATGAACCGGAGCGCCGGGAGCAGCTCTGGAAGAACACGTACAGGATGATGGAGGGCTTCAAGTCGATCGGGTTCGATATCGGACCGACCGAGACCCCGATCGTCCCCATTCTTATCGGGCCCATGGAGAAGACCTTCGTGTTCTGGCGCGCCCTGTTCGAGGCGGGCGTCTTCACGAACCCGGTCGTGCCGCCGGCCGTTCCCGAGGGGAGTTGCCGCCTGCGCACGAGCTACATGGCCACGCACTCGGACGACGACCTCGATTTCGTGCTCGAACAGGTGGAACGCGTGGGGAAGAAGCTCGGCGTCGTCTGA
- a CDS encoding FAD-dependent oxidoreductase, with the protein MVRNRTFDIVAIGGGTAGLVTAAGGAGLGASVALVERDRLGGDCLWTGCVPSKALIGSARVARHVRDAASFGLGIPRQDIEATDVLSSVRDVRAQIEPHDDPERFRAMGVDVVEGAARFVSPHEVEVDGRRLRARRFVIATGSRAAVPPIPGLEEAGYFTHAEAFDRDTIPASLAVVGGGPIGVELAQAYRRLGAEVTVVELLDRLMVREEPELADLLTNRLRDEGIRVRTGRIVTRVDRVGDRRRVTIAPPAVAEEGRSAEERAETLEVDEVLVAAGRAPNTEDLGLDAAGVETAGGWVTVDSRLRTSSKHIFAAGDVTGGFLFTHVADHEARTVVQNALFPVRANIDYRVIPWCTYTDPELAHVGLTEAEARDRHGASVSAHVYDIGNLDRAIAERAAMGRVKIVVGKGGRILGGHILAPDAGTMIAEISLAMKAGVKLGTLASLVHPYPTMSEGVKRTADAYRRSTLTGWRKSAVDLALRIGRALPP; encoded by the coding sequence GTGGTTCGAAACCGGACGTTCGACATCGTCGCCATCGGCGGAGGGACCGCGGGTCTCGTGACGGCGGCCGGGGGCGCGGGGCTGGGTGCGAGCGTGGCCCTGGTCGAGCGCGACCGCCTTGGCGGCGACTGTCTGTGGACCGGCTGCGTGCCTTCCAAGGCGCTCATCGGCTCGGCCCGGGTGGCGCGGCACGTTCGCGACGCGGCCTCGTTCGGCCTCGGGATCCCGCGGCAGGACATCGAAGCCACCGACGTGCTCTCGAGCGTCCGCGATGTCCGCGCGCAGATCGAGCCGCACGACGATCCGGAGCGTTTTCGCGCCATGGGCGTCGATGTGGTCGAGGGGGCGGCGCGCTTCGTGTCGCCGCACGAAGTCGAGGTGGACGGCCGGCGCCTCCGCGCGCGGCGCTTCGTGATCGCCACCGGCTCCAGAGCCGCGGTGCCCCCGATCCCGGGGCTCGAGGAGGCGGGCTACTTCACGCATGCGGAGGCGTTCGACCGGGACACGATCCCCGCCTCGCTCGCGGTGGTCGGCGGCGGGCCGATCGGCGTCGAACTCGCCCAGGCGTATCGCCGTCTCGGGGCCGAGGTCACGGTCGTCGAACTGCTCGACCGGCTCATGGTCCGCGAAGAACCCGAACTCGCGGACCTCCTGACGAACAGGCTGCGGGATGAGGGTATCCGTGTCCGGACGGGCCGTATCGTGACGCGCGTCGACCGCGTCGGAGACCGGCGACGGGTGACGATCGCGCCCCCCGCGGTCGCGGAGGAAGGGCGGAGCGCGGAGGAGCGTGCCGAGACACTTGAAGTCGACGAGGTCCTCGTCGCCGCGGGACGTGCGCCCAACACGGAGGATCTGGGGCTGGACGCGGCGGGGGTCGAGACTGCCGGAGGCTGGGTCACCGTCGACTCCAGGCTTCGCACCTCCAGCAAGCACATCTTCGCGGCCGGCGATGTGACCGGCGGGTTCCTGTTCACGCACGTCGCCGACCACGAAGCGCGCACCGTGGTCCAGAACGCACTCTTCCCCGTGCGCGCGAACATCGACTATCGCGTGATTCCCTGGTGCACTTATACCGACCCCGAACTCGCGCACGTCGGCCTCACCGAGGCCGAGGCCCGCGACCGGCACGGGGCCTCGGTGTCCGCCCATGTCTACGACATCGGGAACCTCGACCGGGCGATCGCCGAACGCGCCGCCATGGGCCGCGTGAAGATCGTCGTCGGAAAGGGAGGCCGGATTCTGGGAGGACACATCCTGGCGCCCGACGCGGGGACGATGATTGCGGAGATCTCGCTCGCCATGAAGGCGGGGGTGAAGCTGGGCACGCTCGCGTCGCTGGTCCATCCGTACCCGACGATGAGCGAGGGCGTGAAGCGTACCGCCGATGCCTACCGCAGGTCGACGCTGACGGGCTGGAGGAAGTCGGCCGTCGACCTCGCGCTCAGGATCGGGCGCGCCCTGCCGCCTTGA
- the fdhD gene encoding formate dehydrogenase accessory sulfurtransferase FdhD, whose amino-acid sequence MITPRRNTARVDIDRVSEASSRRRRDAVAVEEPLEIRIAPAGGGEHQVAVTMRTPGDDFDLTAGFLFSEGLLGQRADIADLRYCVDVETQEYNIVTAHLSETARFDPAELTRNFYTTSSCGVCGKASLEAIEIRGCAPVPAEGPTVAAGIVRTLPGALRRRQPVFERTGGLHAAGLFDTAGELRLLREDIGRHNALDKVIGDRFLQEALPLGDTVLAVSGRASFEIMQKALAAGIPIVAAVGAPSSLAVDVAEEFGMTLIGFAKPTGFNIYTGSHRVG is encoded by the coding sequence ATGATTACGCCCCGAAGGAACACCGCCCGCGTCGACATCGATCGCGTGTCCGAAGCTTCGAGCCGGAGGCGGCGCGACGCCGTCGCGGTCGAAGAGCCGCTCGAGATCCGGATCGCGCCCGCGGGCGGAGGAGAACACCAGGTGGCCGTGACGATGCGCACGCCGGGAGATGACTTCGACCTCACGGCCGGGTTCCTCTTCTCGGAGGGGCTGCTGGGACAGCGGGCCGATATCGCCGACCTGCGGTACTGCGTCGACGTGGAGACGCAGGAATACAATATCGTCACCGCGCATCTGAGCGAGACGGCGCGCTTCGACCCGGCGGAGCTGACCCGGAACTTCTATACGACGTCGAGTTGCGGCGTCTGCGGAAAGGCCTCCCTCGAGGCGATCGAGATCCGCGGCTGTGCCCCCGTGCCGGCCGAGGGCCCGACCGTGGCGGCCGGGATCGTGCGCACCCTCCCGGGCGCGCTTCGGCGCCGCCAGCCGGTGTTCGAACGAACGGGCGGACTGCACGCGGCCGGCCTGTTCGACACGGCAGGTGAACTGCGCCTCCTGCGCGAGGACATCGGACGCCACAACGCGCTCGACAAGGTGATCGGCGACCGATTCCTCCAGGAAGCTCTGCCCCTGGGCGATACGGTGCTGGCCGTGAGCGGCCGGGCTTCCTTCGAGATCATGCAGAAGGCGCTCGCCGCCGGAATCCCGATTGTCGCGGCCGTGGGCGCCCCCTCGAGCCTCGCCGTCGACGTGGCCGAAGAGTTCGGGATGACGCTGATCGGCTTCGCGAAGCCGACGGGATTCAACATCTACACCGGGAGCCACCGCGTCGGCTGA
- a CDS encoding NAD(P)H-dependent oxidoreductase subunit E has product MNTPSDAELLAKWREEPAPLLPLLHEFHERDGHLSENALRAISDDLRIPIADLFGTVTFYHHFARDAGGYARARICTGPICALQGADELLAEVPNAHAMPCPGRCDEPIPVLDRDRVLCGTTVAELASRPSPLPPAPHPDVEECVFAHIRTPGRATLAGYRATGGYSGLENALRGGAGSLLDAIDASGLAGRGGAGFPTGRKWRAVAEAAGEPKTIVCNADEGEPGCFKDRALMDYDPHAVIEGMIAAGFATGATRGFIYLRYEYPDTLRILETALEEARGSGLLGPQALGPGRPFDLWVRRGAGAYICGEETSLLNSLEGKHPFPRNRPPFPVTHGYEDLPTVVNNVETLASVPHILVHGADWYRDLGIGDHAGTKVISLSGDVTRPGNYEVPMGFPLMTLIDDLAGGVPGGRKIQAVTMAGLSGGFLAGEALDVTLDEPDIRSKGSFLGAGGIMVFDDSRDMIEVAHSAMEFFAEESCGKCFPCRIGTQRLTERLHGDGPPDIGAWIDEVHDLGDTMMQTSACGLGQAAPLITESLIRYFPDRVSRHVTESA; this is encoded by the coding sequence ATGAACACGCCCTCGGACGCGGAACTCCTCGCGAAGTGGCGGGAGGAGCCCGCTCCTCTGCTCCCCCTGCTGCACGAGTTCCACGAGAGGGACGGACACCTCTCGGAGAACGCCCTGCGCGCCATCTCCGACGACCTGCGGATCCCGATCGCGGATCTCTTCGGTACGGTAACGTTCTATCACCACTTCGCACGGGACGCCGGGGGGTACGCGCGCGCCCGGATCTGCACCGGACCCATCTGTGCCCTGCAGGGGGCGGACGAACTGCTGGCCGAGGTGCCGAACGCGCACGCGATGCCCTGCCCCGGCCGCTGCGACGAACCGATTCCCGTCCTGGACCGGGACCGGGTCCTCTGCGGAACCACGGTCGCTGAGCTCGCCTCTCGACCCTCTCCTCTTCCTCCCGCTCCACACCCGGACGTTGAGGAATGCGTATTCGCGCACATCCGAACTCCCGGACGCGCGACGCTGGCGGGGTATCGGGCGACGGGCGGGTATTCCGGTCTCGAGAACGCCCTCCGCGGGGGGGCCGGCTCGCTGCTCGATGCCATCGACGCGAGCGGCCTGGCGGGGCGGGGCGGCGCCGGCTTCCCGACCGGGCGGAAGTGGCGGGCGGTGGCGGAGGCCGCGGGCGAGCCCAAGACCATCGTCTGCAACGCGGACGAGGGGGAGCCGGGCTGCTTCAAGGACCGGGCGCTGATGGACTACGACCCGCACGCAGTGATCGAAGGGATGATCGCCGCCGGCTTCGCGACGGGCGCCACGCGGGGATTCATCTACCTCCGCTACGAATACCCGGATACGCTGCGCATCCTGGAGACGGCCCTGGAAGAGGCCCGCGGCTCCGGGCTGCTGGGACCGCAAGCCCTCGGGCCCGGGCGACCGTTCGACCTCTGGGTGCGCCGTGGCGCGGGCGCCTACATCTGCGGCGAGGAGACGTCGCTCCTCAACAGCCTGGAGGGCAAGCACCCGTTCCCGCGCAACCGGCCGCCCTTCCCGGTGACGCACGGGTACGAGGACCTTCCCACGGTCGTGAACAACGTCGAGACGCTGGCTTCCGTGCCCCACATCCTCGTGCACGGCGCCGACTGGTATCGGGACCTCGGGATCGGCGACCACGCGGGCACGAAGGTGATCTCGCTCTCCGGGGACGTCACGCGCCCCGGCAACTACGAAGTACCGATGGGCTTCCCGCTGATGACGCTGATCGACGACCTGGCCGGCGGCGTGCCGGGCGGGCGGAAGATCCAGGCGGTGACGATGGCGGGGCTCTCTGGCGGCTTCCTGGCGGGCGAGGCGCTCGACGTCACGCTGGACGAGCCCGACATCCGCTCGAAGGGGTCTTTCCTGGGGGCGGGCGGCATCATGGTGTTCGACGACTCGCGAGACATGATCGAAGTCGCGCATTCCGCCATGGAGTTCTTCGCCGAGGAATCCTGCGGCAAGTGCTTCCCCTGCCGCATCGGCACACAGCGCCTGACGGAGCGCCTGCACGGGGACGGCCCGCCCGACATCGGCGCCTGGATCGATGAGGTGCACGATCTGGGCGACACGATGATGCAGACGAGCGCGTGCGGCCTGGGTCAGGCGGCCCCGCTCATCACGGAGAGCCTGATCCGCTACTTCCCGGATCGCGTCTCGAGGCACGTCACCGAGTCCGCCTAG
- a CDS encoding aconitase family protein — protein MLEHLLETEVARRPPTVRFKGRILFLTEDPDLIRRQLAGEDLDWDPSIPLRDDISTDEITPGWVCYHFDEKLGEYPYVGLLCGDERPIGRNDIRQGGFVCSVSGKRRGKGSSREASPYAERAAGLRVVIGENIERIYGENCANIGLLASTDFSLIRKIRRGEEIPLDAFIGDAGRIQRDIIEYGGLLDYAVARLKGFVTLPGITTPADRPQTIAEKIIARHWVTDAASGMLGVPAVKPGDTGFLRADLRFSHEYVTPMASTFWEDFAGDAGLNDTESIVFFRDHLAFLDEVITEERKAAGLLDAAHALHDRQRKFAAAKGVRLHGELPDRTGSEGICHIVVQDRYALPGQIIIGSDSHTPHSGALGCVAFGVGTSAIVNAWATRDVRLEVPESIRVNITGEPPAGVVAKDLILELLRHPTVKNGEAIGRIIEFTGEAVKALSIDERATLTNMAAEVGGFTGIIAPDAETVAWIAGRRGLAVDEVRALCDGLYSDQGADYAATIEMDASGIEPMVATPGDPGNGVPVSALEGDVSLDTVFVGSCTGAKRADFEMYAAVAREAVAAGKRVPASVRAYAQYGSIDVEAWSREQGHDRALRDAGFDVLAPGCGACINAGPGVSTTKEQVTISSINRNFPGRSGPGQVYLASPLTCVASAIEGRIVAYGDAPWSRGTPRS, from the coding sequence ATGCTGGAACATCTGCTCGAGACCGAGGTGGCCAGGCGCCCGCCGACCGTGCGCTTCAAGGGCCGGATCCTCTTTCTGACCGAAGATCCGGACCTCATCCGCCGCCAACTCGCGGGGGAGGATCTCGACTGGGATCCGTCGATCCCTCTGCGCGACGATATTTCGACCGATGAGATCACGCCCGGCTGGGTCTGCTACCACTTCGACGAGAAGCTGGGGGAATACCCGTACGTGGGCCTCCTGTGCGGCGACGAGCGCCCGATCGGCCGCAACGACATCCGGCAGGGCGGCTTCGTGTGCTCCGTGTCCGGAAAGAGGCGGGGGAAGGGGTCGAGCCGGGAGGCTTCGCCGTATGCCGAGCGCGCCGCGGGCCTCCGCGTCGTCATCGGGGAGAACATCGAGCGTATCTACGGGGAGAATTGCGCGAACATCGGCCTCCTGGCATCGACGGATTTCTCCCTCATCAGGAAGATCCGGCGCGGGGAGGAAATTCCGCTCGACGCGTTCATCGGAGACGCGGGACGCATTCAGCGGGACATCATCGAGTACGGCGGGCTGCTCGACTACGCTGTGGCGAGGCTGAAGGGATTCGTCACGCTCCCCGGCATCACGACCCCGGCGGACCGACCGCAGACGATTGCGGAGAAGATCATCGCCCGGCACTGGGTCACCGACGCGGCCTCGGGCATGCTGGGCGTTCCGGCTGTGAAACCGGGGGACACGGGCTTCCTCCGGGCCGACCTTCGCTTCTCCCACGAGTACGTGACCCCCATGGCGTCGACGTTCTGGGAGGACTTCGCGGGCGACGCGGGACTGAACGATACCGAGTCCATCGTCTTCTTCCGGGACCACCTCGCGTTCCTCGACGAGGTCATCACGGAGGAGAGGAAGGCGGCCGGCCTGCTCGACGCGGCCCATGCGCTGCACGACCGCCAGCGGAAGTTCGCCGCCGCCAAGGGCGTGCGCCTGCACGGCGAACTGCCGGACCGCACGGGGAGCGAGGGGATCTGCCATATCGTGGTGCAGGACCGCTACGCGCTCCCCGGCCAGATCATCATCGGCAGCGATTCTCACACCCCGCATTCGGGTGCGCTGGGATGCGTAGCGTTCGGCGTAGGGACGTCCGCGATCGTCAACGCCTGGGCGACGCGCGACGTCCGGCTGGAAGTGCCGGAGTCGATCCGGGTGAACATCACGGGCGAGCCGCCCGCCGGCGTCGTGGCGAAGGACCTCATCCTCGAACTGCTGCGTCACCCGACCGTCAAGAACGGCGAGGCCATCGGACGCATCATCGAATTCACGGGAGAGGCCGTGAAGGCGCTGTCCATCGATGAACGCGCGACTCTGACGAACATGGCGGCCGAGGTCGGGGGCTTCACCGGCATCATCGCCCCGGACGCGGAGACGGTGGCGTGGATCGCCGGACGGCGCGGCTTGGCCGTGGACGAGGTCCGGGCGCTGTGCGACGGATTGTACAGCGATCAGGGAGCGGACTACGCGGCGACGATCGAGATGGACGCGAGCGGCATCGAACCGATGGTCGCGACCCCGGGCGATCCCGGAAACGGCGTGCCCGTCTCGGCCCTTGAAGGGGACGTGAGCCTGGATACCGTGTTCGTCGGGTCCTGCACCGGAGCGAAGCGGGCGGACTTCGAGATGTATGCCGCGGTGGCCCGGGAAGCGGTGGCGGCGGGGAAGCGCGTGCCCGCGTCCGTCCGCGCCTATGCCCAGTACGGGTCCATCGATGTGGAGGCGTGGAGCCGGGAACAGGGCCACGACCGGGCGCTCCGGGATGCGGGATTCGACGTCCTCGCTCCCGGCTGCGGAGCCTGCATCAACGCGGGGCCGGGCGTCTCGACGACGAAGGAGCAGGTCACGATCAGCTCCATCAATCGGAACTTCCCCGGCCGCAGCGGACCGGGGCAGGTGTACCTGGCAAGTCCGTTGACCTGCGTGGCCTCGGCGATCGAGGGAAGAATCGTCGCGTACGGAGACGCGCCGTGGAGCCGCGGGACCCCCCGCTCCTAA
- a CDS encoding NAD(P)H-binding protein — translation MQRVLVAGGTGFLGRAFVRGLHRRGVRVAVLTRNPAGARSLGLPAEYVEGDVRRPAALARAMDGVDAAILSVQFPGYPVEAPARGRTFMEVDARGTAALAEAAVEAGVRKLVYLSGVGADPGSARTWYRAKGLAEASVRESGLAHVIVRPSWVYGPEDRSLNRFLALIRAIPFVFPQLGDGSGRITPIHVDDLAHLVCEATLGSAGDGLTLEAGGPEVLSLDDVVRTAMKALGRRRAILHIPEGLIKLAAACAEGLPGQILSRDAVDFATQDGIADSDLARRRFPAFDPRDLATGLAAYVFRA, via the coding sequence ATGCAGCGGGTCCTCGTCGCGGGTGGAACAGGCTTTCTCGGGCGTGCCTTCGTCCGGGGGCTGCACCGTCGCGGGGTGCGGGTTGCCGTGCTGACCCGAAACCCCGCCGGCGCGAGGAGCCTCGGACTCCCGGCGGAATACGTCGAGGGCGATGTGCGTCGGCCCGCCGCGCTCGCACGGGCGATGGACGGCGTGGACGCGGCCATCCTCTCCGTCCAGTTCCCGGGCTATCCGGTGGAGGCGCCCGCCCGCGGCCGGACGTTCATGGAGGTCGACGCCCGCGGCACGGCCGCGCTGGCGGAGGCCGCCGTGGAAGCGGGAGTACGCAAACTCGTCTACCTGTCCGGGGTCGGGGCCGATCCCGGCTCCGCGCGTACCTGGTATCGCGCCAAGGGGCTGGCGGAGGCATCGGTGCGGGAATCGGGCCTCGCCCACGTCATCGTTCGACCCTCATGGGTCTACGGCCCCGAGGACCGGAGCCTCAACCGATTCCTCGCGCTCATTCGCGCGATTCCGTTCGTTTTTCCGCAACTGGGGGACGGCTCCGGGCGGATCACTCCGATACATGTGGATGACCTGGCACACCTCGTGTGCGAGGCGACGCTGGGTTCGGCGGGAGACGGGCTCACTCTGGAGGCGGGTGGCCCGGAAGTCCTGTCGCTGGACGACGTCGTTCGGACGGCCATGAAGGCGCTCGGCCGGCGCCGGGCGATTCTACACATCCCGGAAGGTCTGATTAAGCTGGCCGCCGCCTGCGCGGAGGGTCTCCCCGGCCAGATCCTGTCACGCGATGCCGTGGACTTCGCAACCCAGGATGGGATTGCCGATTCCGATCTGGCCCGCCGCCGGTTTCCGGCGTTTGATCCGCGCGACCTCGCGACGGGATTGGCGGCGTACGTCTTCCGTGCCTGA
- a CDS encoding OmpA family protein produces MRQNRVWVSMVVVTLAFLSAGCMQLVRQWELDRVMEPVDGQLADHEARISANTAAVEALQGDIAELRSGLDRLRQEFGGHVSDDDMHGAGLAVSLPVHFDFNSSEVRAVDRPILDAFAATILGSFPQARVTVEGSADSAGSEAYNMRLSEARAESVKDYLVQTAGMNADNIGVAAMGESRLVNQDTGVEDRQTGIENRRATFVVEWAGPGSN; encoded by the coding sequence ATGCGCCAGAACAGGGTGTGGGTGTCGATGGTTGTGGTGACTCTAGCCTTCCTGTCTGCGGGTTGCATGCAGCTCGTGCGCCAGTGGGAACTCGACCGCGTTATGGAGCCCGTCGACGGGCAGCTCGCGGATCACGAGGCCCGCATCTCAGCTAATACGGCCGCGGTAGAGGCGCTTCAGGGCGACATAGCGGAGTTGCGGAGCGGGCTGGATCGTCTGCGGCAGGAGTTCGGAGGTCACGTCAGCGACGATGACATGCACGGGGCGGGACTCGCTGTTTCCCTGCCGGTGCACTTCGACTTCAACAGCTCCGAAGTGCGGGCCGTCGACCGTCCGATTCTGGACGCGTTCGCGGCCACCATCCTGGGATCCTTCCCTCAGGCCCGGGTCACCGTGGAAGGCTCCGCCGACAGTGCCGGATCCGAGGCGTACAACATGAGGTTGTCCGAGGCGCGCGCCGAGAGCGTGAAGGACTATCTCGTGCAGACCGCCGGGATGAACGCCGACAACATCGGCGTTGCGGCCATGGGTGAGTCGCGCCTCGTGAACCAGGACACCGGCGTCGAAGATCGCCAGACCGGGATCGAGAACCGACGCGCGACGTTCGTTGTCGAGTGGGCCGGACCAGGCTCGAATTAG